The bacterium genome includes the window TTTTCGAAAAGAATTTCCGGTTCAAAAACAAAGGGTTATAAAACCCGGGAGCCGGTAATGAGGGAGCTGGAGCAGGCCCCCACAAGGGCCGTGTGCGCCGCGACAGGCTCCTTATGCCCTTTAAGGGTCCCTGCAGGTTGAAATCAGGGGTCATAACGAGGAGTTGAAACATGCCGACACTGAACCAGCTGGTGAGAAAGAGCAGGAAGAAAGCGGTCAGAAAGTCAAAGACCCCGGCCATGCAGCAGTGCCCCCAGAAAAGGGGTGTCTGCACGAGGGTGTACACCACGACACCAAAAAAGCCCAACTCAGCCCTCAGGAAAGTGGCCCGCGTCAGGCTGACCAACGGTATCGAGGTCACATCCTATATCCCGGGGGTCGGACATAACCTCCAGGAGCACTCGGTGGTTCTTATCCGCGGCGGCAGGGTCAAGGATCTTCCCGGTGTCCGCTATCACATCCTGAGGGGCACCCTTGATACAGCCGGTGTCGCCGACAGGAGGCAGAGTCGGTCCAAATACGGGACCAAGAGACCCAAGTAACACCGGAGGCAGCAGATGGCTCGACGAAGAAGTGCCCAGAAGAGAGATGTTATTCCGGATCCGAAGTACAAGGACAAGCTCGTTGCCAAGTTCATGAACAACCTCATGCTTGACGGCAAGAAAAGCCTGGCCGAGAAGATTTTCTACGGATCCATGGACCTCATCCAGGACAAGGTTCATGAGGACCCCCTGGGGGTTTTCAAAAGTGCTGTGGAGAACGCGAAACCTATCCTGGAGGTGAAATCCAGGCGGGTGGGCGGTGCTACCTACCAGGTTCCCATCGAAGTACGGGCTGACAGGAAGCTGGCTCTCGCCATCCGTTGGCTCATATCCAACGCGAAGGCCCGCACCGAACGGACCATGGTGGAGCGGCTAGCCAACGAGTTTATCGACGCCGCCAACAAACGCGGTAATACGATCAAGAAGAAGGAAGATGTCCACCGGATGGCCGAAGCCAACAAGGCTTTTGCCCATTACAGGTGGTAGAGGAGGCAGTCAACGCCCAGCGTTGCTGAATAAAAGTGGCACGGCAGTATCAACTCAAAAATCATAGAAATATCGGTATCATGGCCCACATCGATGCCGGTAAGACGACCACCACCGAGCGGATCCTTTTTTATACTGGAGTCTCCCACAAGATGGGGGAGGTCCACGATGGCGCCGCTGTCATGGACTGGATGGAGCAGGAACAGGAGCGGGGGATCACCATCACCTCGGCTGCCACCACCACCTTCTGGAAGGATACCCGTATCAACGTCATCGACACCCCCGGCCATGTGGACTTCACCGTGGAGGTGGAAAGGTCCCTCAGGGTCCTCGATGGCGCGGTGGCGGTGTTCTGCTCCGTTGGCGGCGTCGAGCCGCAATCGGAAACGGTCTGGAGGCAGGCTGACAAGTACCGCGTTCCGAGGATCGCCTTTGTCAACAAGATGGACCGGACCGGTGCCGATTTTGGCCGGGTAGTCCAGATGATAAGGGACAGGCTCGGCGCGACGGCTGTCCCTATCCAGATCCCTTACGGAGCCGAGGACAAGTTCCGCGGCATCATCGACCTGGTACGTGAGGTCATGTATATCTTTGACGAAGAGACTCTGGGGGCGGCAATACAGGAAGTCCCCATTCCGGCTGAAATGGCAGACGAGGTTGCCGGGGCGCGGGAGGCCCTCATGGAGTCCCTGGCCGACATGGACGACTCTCTCATGGAGAGGTACCTCGAAGGCGAGGAGATCGATGTCGATCGTGTCAAGTCGGTCATCCGCAAAGCCACCCTTGAACTTGCCATCGTCCCTGTCATGTGCGGCAGTGCCTTCAAGAACAAGGGCGTACAGACCCTTCTCGACGCTGTTGTGGACTACCTTCCTTCTCCCCTCGACACTCCGCCCATGAACGGGATTGATCCACGCAATGGCGACGCCTTGACGGTGACCGCCGATGACGATGCGCCTTTTTCGGCCCTGGCGTTCAAGATCATGACCGACCCCTTCGTTGGACACCTGACCTTTATCCGGATCTATTCCGGCCACCTTGCGGCGGGCAGCTATGTTCTCAACGCGACCTCAGGTCGCAAGGAGCGCATCGGGAGGCTCCTGAAGATGCACGCCAACAAGAGGGAGGACATCAAGGATGTCTATTCCGGGGACATTGTGGCCTGTGTGGGCCTTTCCAAGAGCGTGACGGGGGATACCCTGTGCTCCCTGGACCGGCCGATCCTTCTCGAGGAGATGGACTTCCCGGAGCCTGTGATCTCCATCGCCATCGAGCCGAAGACCAAGGCTGACCAGGAGAAGCTGGGCACGGCACTGCAGAAACTTTCCCAGGAGGACCCCACTTTCAGGGTAACAACGGACCCCGACACCGGACAGACCCTCATTGCCGGGATGGGGGAACTGCACCTGGAGATCATCGTCGACCGTCTCATGCGCGAGTTCAAAATCGGCGCGACCGTCGGACGACCGCAGGTCGCCTACCGGGAGACGATCACCGCCTCAGTCAAGGCCGAGGCCCGCTTTATCAAGCAAAGCGGCGGCCGCGGCCAGTTCGGGCATGTGTGGATCGAGATGGAGCCCGGGGAGACTGGAAGCGGTATCGTATTTACGAACAACATCGTGGGTGGGGTCATCCCAAGGGAGTATATCCCCGCCGTTCAGAAGG containing:
- the fusA gene encoding elongation factor G, which codes for MARQYQLKNHRNIGIMAHIDAGKTTTTERILFYTGVSHKMGEVHDGAAVMDWMEQEQERGITITSAATTTFWKDTRINVIDTPGHVDFTVEVERSLRVLDGAVAVFCSVGGVEPQSETVWRQADKYRVPRIAFVNKMDRTGADFGRVVQMIRDRLGATAVPIQIPYGAEDKFRGIIDLVREVMYIFDEETLGAAIQEVPIPAEMADEVAGAREALMESLADMDDSLMERYLEGEEIDVDRVKSVIRKATLELAIVPVMCGSAFKNKGVQTLLDAVVDYLPSPLDTPPMNGIDPRNGDALTVTADDDAPFSALAFKIMTDPFVGHLTFIRIYSGHLAAGSYVLNATSGRKERIGRLLKMHANKREDIKDVYSGDIVACVGLSKSVTGDTLCSLDRPILLEEMDFPEPVISIAIEPKTKADQEKLGTALQKLSQEDPTFRVTTDPDTGQTLIAGMGELHLEIIVDRLMREFKIGATVGRPQVAYRETITASVKAEARFIKQSGGRGQFGHVWIEMEPGETGSGIVFTNNIVGGVIPREYIPAVQKGVEEASHQGILGGYPVLDVKVSLFDGSYHEVDSSEMAFKVAGSMAFKEAARKAGAVLLEPVMDVEVVVPEEYVGDVMGDLSSRRGKVSNMDERAGARIVTATVPLAAMFGYATDLRSMTQGRATYSMHFAHYERVPVNIAEEVLAHSGVA
- the rpsL gene encoding 30S ribosomal protein S12, whose amino-acid sequence is MPTLNQLVRKSRKKAVRKSKTPAMQQCPQKRGVCTRVYTTTPKKPNSALRKVARVRLTNGIEVTSYIPGVGHNLQEHSVVLIRGGRVKDLPGVRYHILRGTLDTAGVADRRQSRSKYGTKRPK
- the rpsG gene encoding 30S ribosomal protein S7; the protein is MARRRSAQKRDVIPDPKYKDKLVAKFMNNLMLDGKKSLAEKIFYGSMDLIQDKVHEDPLGVFKSAVENAKPILEVKSRRVGGATYQVPIEVRADRKLALAIRWLISNAKARTERTMVERLANEFIDAANKRGNTIKKKEDVHRMAEANKAFAHYRW